One Cygnus atratus isolate AKBS03 ecotype Queensland, Australia chromosome 6, CAtr_DNAZoo_HiC_assembly, whole genome shotgun sequence DNA segment encodes these proteins:
- the LOC118243142 gene encoding F-box only protein 42-like isoform X1 produces MLLVVSMKGKTAHCDWKSAPQEKPSPCDRYKHACVICRGFVYLYGGRNTTSLRDFWRYNLGRNEWEMLDCSRDGPEELEEHSMVAYKGTLCIFGGMVDSAFTQAKTPLWIYDTDSARWTECRNVPAETESLAPTNRKGHSAVVYNSSMYIYGGYLGIRGISQEFWSFNFDTRKWLCVSTPPHNSGPGSRHGHSAVVYQTGMYLFGGLMGLSEQKDFWKWDFINSSWYNIRTSQGPPPVVGHASVVFKDSMLVFGGGISNSSPNDDLWKYHFHTQTWKKLSSITKANFFPKMYHCTLGIGVAFQTTSGSPNTSPSHWKGKQKDRHPLLTIPKHSRLCDYFCRQPLFPALSKEQSDAIEMKTFSLPLEPAGFCAFQTTSEAELDPNRSTSILSKKKPTHLFVSSEKETFAAAVLVEEGTDCQDATAVDEVSSDTNVLLVIGGKPLSSFSEISLWQIGCDSLSPL; encoded by the exons ATGCTCCTAGTTGTCAGCATGAAAGGAAAAACGGCACACTGCGATTGGAAATCTGCACCCCAAGAGAAGCCCTCTCCCTGCGATCGATATAAACATGCTTGCGTTATTTGCAGAGGGTTTGTTTATCTTTATGGAGGGAGGAACACCACCAGTCTAAGAGATTTTTGGAGATACAATCTGG GGAGGAATGAATGGGAGATGCTGGATTGCTCAAGAGATGGTCCAGAAGAACTGGAAGAACATTCAATGGTGGCTTACAAG ggCACCCTGTGTATTTTTGGTGGAATGGTGGATTCTGCTTTCACGCAAGCAAAAACCCCTCTCTGGATATATGATACTG ATTCTGCAAGATGGACAGAGTGCCGTAACGTACCAGCAGAGACTGAG AGCTTGGCACCAACGAACAGAAAAGGTCACAGCGCAGTAGTGTACAATTCCAGCATGTATATCTATGGGGGATACCTTGGTATCAGAGGCATTTCACAAGAATTTTGGTCTTTCAATTTTG atacaaGAAAATGGTTGTGTGTTTCCACCCCACCTCACAACAGTGGGCCTGGATCTCGTCATGGGCATTCAGCAGTGGTCTATCAAACAGGCATGTATCTCTTTGGAGGACTGATGGGGCTGAGTGAACAGAAGGACTTTTGGAAGTGGGACTTCATAAACAGCAGCTGGTACAACATCAGAACAAG CCAAGGACCTCCTCCAGTGGTAGGTCACGCTTCAGTGGTCTTCAAAGACTCAATGCTGGTTTTTGGTGGAGGGATTTCAAACTCCAGTCCTAACGACGACCTCTGGAAGTACCATTTCCACACACAGACATGGAAGAAGCTAAGTAGTATTACAAAGGCaaacttttttcctaaaatgtatCACTGCACCCTAGGAATTGGTGTTGCTTTTCAAACTACCTCAGGTTCCCCTAATACATCCCCCAGTCACTGGAAGGGCAAGCAGAAGGACCGCCACCCGCTGCTGACCATCCCAAAGCACAGCCGCTTGTGCGACTACTTCTGTCGTCAGCCTCTCTTCCCAGCGCTCAGCAAGGAGCAAAGCGACGCGATTGAAATGAAAACCTTCAGCTTGCCTCTGGAGCCAGCGGGCTTCTGTGCATTTCAAACCACTTCGGAGGCAGAGCTAGATCCAAACAGATCAACCAGcattttgtcaaagaaaaaacCCACCCATCTGTTTGtctcttcagaaaaagagacctttgctgctgctgtgcttgtggAAGAAGGAACTGACTGTCAGGACGCGACTGCAGTGGATGAAGTTAGCAGTGACACCAATGTGCTGCTGGTCATTGGGGGTAAACCTTTGTCCAGCTTCTCTGAAATCTCATTGTGGCAAATCGGGTGCGATAGCTTGTCACCACTTTGA
- the LOC118243142 gene encoding F-box only protein 42-like isoform X2, producing MCELHYVHWANGRNEWEMLDCSRDGPEELEEHSMVAYKGTLCIFGGMVDSAFTQAKTPLWIYDTDSARWTECRNVPAETESLAPTNRKGHSAVVYNSSMYIYGGYLGIRGISQEFWSFNFDTRKWLCVSTPPHNSGPGSRHGHSAVVYQTGMYLFGGLMGLSEQKDFWKWDFINSSWYNIRTSQGPPPVVGHASVVFKDSMLVFGGGISNSSPNDDLWKYHFHTQTWKKLSSITKANFFPKMYHCTLGIGVAFQTTSGSPNTSPSHWKGKQKDRHPLLTIPKHSRLCDYFCRQPLFPALSKEQSDAIEMKTFSLPLEPAGFCAFQTTSEAELDPNRSTSILSKKKPTHLFVSSEKETFAAAVLVEEGTDCQDATAVDEVSSDTNVLLVIGGKPLSSFSEISLWQIGCDSLSPL from the exons ATGTGTGAACTGCATTATGTTCACTGGGCAAATG GGAGGAATGAATGGGAGATGCTGGATTGCTCAAGAGATGGTCCAGAAGAACTGGAAGAACATTCAATGGTGGCTTACAAG ggCACCCTGTGTATTTTTGGTGGAATGGTGGATTCTGCTTTCACGCAAGCAAAAACCCCTCTCTGGATATATGATACTG ATTCTGCAAGATGGACAGAGTGCCGTAACGTACCAGCAGAGACTGAG AGCTTGGCACCAACGAACAGAAAAGGTCACAGCGCAGTAGTGTACAATTCCAGCATGTATATCTATGGGGGATACCTTGGTATCAGAGGCATTTCACAAGAATTTTGGTCTTTCAATTTTG atacaaGAAAATGGTTGTGTGTTTCCACCCCACCTCACAACAGTGGGCCTGGATCTCGTCATGGGCATTCAGCAGTGGTCTATCAAACAGGCATGTATCTCTTTGGAGGACTGATGGGGCTGAGTGAACAGAAGGACTTTTGGAAGTGGGACTTCATAAACAGCAGCTGGTACAACATCAGAACAAG CCAAGGACCTCCTCCAGTGGTAGGTCACGCTTCAGTGGTCTTCAAAGACTCAATGCTGGTTTTTGGTGGAGGGATTTCAAACTCCAGTCCTAACGACGACCTCTGGAAGTACCATTTCCACACACAGACATGGAAGAAGCTAAGTAGTATTACAAAGGCaaacttttttcctaaaatgtatCACTGCACCCTAGGAATTGGTGTTGCTTTTCAAACTACCTCAGGTTCCCCTAATACATCCCCCAGTCACTGGAAGGGCAAGCAGAAGGACCGCCACCCGCTGCTGACCATCCCAAAGCACAGCCGCTTGTGCGACTACTTCTGTCGTCAGCCTCTCTTCCCAGCGCTCAGCAAGGAGCAAAGCGACGCGATTGAAATGAAAACCTTCAGCTTGCCTCTGGAGCCAGCGGGCTTCTGTGCATTTCAAACCACTTCGGAGGCAGAGCTAGATCCAAACAGATCAACCAGcattttgtcaaagaaaaaacCCACCCATCTGTTTGtctcttcagaaaaagagacctttgctgctgctgtgcttgtggAAGAAGGAACTGACTGTCAGGACGCGACTGCAGTGGATGAAGTTAGCAGTGACACCAATGTGCTGCTGGTCATTGGGGGTAAACCTTTGTCCAGCTTCTCTGAAATCTCATTGTGGCAAATCGGGTGCGATAGCTTGTCACCACTTTGA